One Bombus affinis isolate iyBomAffi1 chromosome 10, iyBomAffi1.2, whole genome shotgun sequence genomic window, ATCCCGAGGGTTAGAAGATCTAAAGGAGGCGACAGACGAGACCGAGGCAGACGTTTCACCGGATGCACGGCTGGTCGCCCTCGACGCTGGCGACCCGGACGTGCTGTTTTTGCCGTTGAATCTCACCGTAGGAATAAATCCACGTCACAGTTATCCCCCTACCAAAGACTTGCTGCCGTATCAGCACGTGATGCGCAGCTTCTCTGATAGTCACCTATGCCTCAAGCTGACCACTACAACCAATTTCACGCCGTACAAGCTACCAAGCCCCATGGGatcctcttctcttcttctaGTCGAAGAAGAAGGCTGGGATGCCGAGTATGTGCAACAATGGCTCAGGTTCGTTCATAACTTCCTACTTACTTCCCTGTCCTTTTCTTCCCGTAGTAATCACAAATTATCAAAAAAAAGTAATATGATTTTTTCGTTtacttttattaatttacttttattGGAAATTGATCGTGACGATCAAATTGGTTTGACAGtaaattcaatttaaaattGAATATATGTAAAACACAATGGTATGGGTTGAAAAGGAaaacaaattgaaatttttgtaaCCCAAAGGTTGGACGACAGCAGAAGTGCTCAACAACATCGAGATCACCTCGAGTTGGAATACGACAGAGCAGAACTGGAAGATTGGAGTTTCTCGTTGTCCACCGAGGACCTTGTTCAAAATGAATCTACGGTATGGAAGGAGCCCTCCACCACTACCACCCCAGCTCTTCCAGCAATCAAGGAACATAATCCTTTGGAATTGGAAGAAGACGCGAATGAATGTTTGTGGAATGGTGCCAGTTACCTTGCTGATAGAACAGGAGGCGAATTggtaaaaatagaaaacaacATTGCTTCTTTATATCTTCTTCAAATTAGATATGGTTTTAACAATTGATAAATTTCCGATAGAACtccatttatacaaattttccgGTAGAAAGCTAATTTATGTAATTAGATTTCATACAATAAAAGTCTACCGATTCTCCGCTTTATAATCTTTCATTCAATGGTAAGAGTTTACGTTCGGTGGATTTAAGTGAATTTAAGTGGATTAAGTAAATGGATTTAACTAACAAGAATTAATTTAACCGGGTATTGAATACAACTTGGTTCAAATAACTGGAATTCATATAAACAGAGTTCTACTTAGTCTTAAATTAGGCTATTCGTTAAACAATGCAattgtatacaatttttatttggGAATCTCTTGTTCGTTACCTAGGTTGCTCTTCTTATGGATGCCAGAGCGACTGGGTCATGGCCATATGCTACGAGTCCTGGTGCTTCCTGGAGCAGCGAAGAAGGAGCATTTGAAAATTCCAGCAAACGATCCTCTGCGGCATTATCCGGCTGCAGCGATGATCCAGACTCTCCATCCATTGGCACGGATTTCACCAGAGACTTTTATAGACTGGTAAAGTTCGAGAGTACGAAAAGCTTGGCAAGCACATCGTCGAGAAGCGGAAGACCTCCACCGGACAGGGAACAAGCATTGCAGAGCGTGTTGTCCTTTATCGCTGAACAACAAATGTATTTGGCTGAATTGCCAAATAATCTACTTGAACATAATAGTGCAACTCTTGCAACAGAAGGTATATTCTTTTCATGTTTATATGTCTTATCGTTATGTTTGCtgtattttgttatttcaaaatttattcctAAGTTCACGTGTTACAACACAAAATTAATGGTACAATTCTAAGCAACAAAACTGTTGGAAGAAAAGAATACTTAAGAAAACTAATAACGAAATATCTCCGGACACGAATTAAGATCAAACATTATGTAAAAAGTTCTAGAGGAAACCGAACACAAGGATGAGTCTGGAACCGAGGCGATGTGCGCCGAAATAGAAACATCTGTCGATCAAGATAGCAGCAACATCGAGAACATTGCTGAAACGAGCAGTAACGACGATTTGCTCGATCAGATACCCGTACCCTCTTTAGCGCCGGAGGAGAGAATAATCAGTGCGGTAGCTTGCAATGGTGGTGTTTCTTATACTACAGTCGCGCCGTCTGAATTAGGTGCCGTTCCCGAGGAAGACGAGGAAGCTGCTACTTCCTCTACACCAAGCACAGTTGTAAGTTCTATagtaaaaatttgaaacgaaaaatcataatttaaaatttaaaaagttacatctttgttttaattttcatttatgtGTTTTTTCCAAAGCTTTAAATGTTTTAtgtatattattgaaaatttatttcaatccTCATTGCTTGGACAGTATTTTGACATTACGTTTTCATTAGGTAAGTCCAGCAAGAGCACCGCTATTAGTTGAAGGCAGAGACAGATCACTGAGCTTTCACGAACGTGCCACGTCGAAAGATGTGATAGATGAACTGAATCGAATGATCAGAAAAGGTGAAGAGAACACCGTTACCCAAGAAACCCAGGTGCCGCTTGAAAAATTGGATCTCGCTTGCTGCTGTCCGACTGGATGGGTTCACGTTGAACGAGATATTGACTTTACCGACCCAAAAGTGAGTACTAGTCGTAAAAAATTCAATAGTTATTTTAACCAGTTAACTGCGACTCGTCGTCGCTTGTATTTATTGATGCACTCCATGACCTAAGCCCATGAGAGgtttctaaaactaaattccgCAGTTAACTGGTCAATTAAAAAATTgcgaatttaaatttataaaataataattacctaattatcatttttttcacataaaattcatatttctccAGGCAAGAGCCAATTTATTAGACGTGATGCTAGAAAGCAGTGAAAGTTCTTCGGCGACATCGAGCAGCGGATCAGCCGGAAGTGACTCGGGGGATGAACCACCTGATTACCGTCACTTACATAGACTACACCGATACCGACGACAAAAGAAAggtatttattaacaattcctTAGTAGTACATCTTCTTGTCCAATCTTGCACATCACTCTGAGATACTTTCTCCTATCTATAAAGTGTATCTTTCGCTGGACACGATATAATTCAACAGACACAAAggttattaaaataaaagatttcAAAGCTTGCGAATCTCGACCATACTTTCAATCTCGACGTCTTTCTGCCTTTCGTtcaatatatatacatgtttCTTCTTCCAAGAATGCATTGTGAAACAAAGAATCGCTTCCGCTTATcatattcgaaataacattactAACAACAGTATCAAAAATCACGCTACTATACTCCAATatgtgaaataatttatttcacgcAGAATGTGTTCatttaagaaatatttgaatgtatttaaagtaaatggaaaagttaaataaaaatagttGCTCAGTGCCGTTTTAAACTTTCACAATAATAAGTATGTATATTAGCGTGGATTGAACACCAACACGCATTAACACGTCACGCTGTTAAGTGGCTTTGGCCGATTAACACCCCGTCACTGTACAGTTACAAAAGAAAACGGAACATGAACACGAACGCTAGTAGCCCTCGCTGTACATAGCCTTTTCCACGTTTTCTGTTCAGATGGTAGCTCCTACGCGGTGTGCTTTGATTGTCACAAGAAAAGCTACGTAGTTCGGCTTAGTGACGATCAGTTTCTGTAACCGACATGCCAGTTGGGAGGAATCGTTTCACCGGGACCTATTTTGGCCTGATCCAACGTGAACTGTACGGCTACAACGGATTTTCTATTGGCTTACTAACCGATTATTAACCAGAAGACGTTCGAACGAATTCGTCATGAGTCACCTTTACGCAATTCCACCTTTGCTATTAAACGAATGAAAATCCGATATATACATATCTAATAAATTCCGATTTAACGTCGGTTAACACATTACGAACGATGCGTTTGACAActttttatattacatatattttttgttttattatttttaaacatttaataAAGGCAATGTCTATAGTTTTTCCTGAAAATTTGTCCGTAATGTGTTAataatattgttatttatttatttatttttttacacGTACAAAATAACGTTCGTTATTATTTAGGATGATTTTGTAACTAGAATATACGTGAAATTTGTACGCAGATACATAGTAAGTTTGATTAGTTAATAAAATAGAACAGATATTTGAAAATTGTTTtcgtatttaaaaattatatgttaTGTAAATACTTCTCTATTgttctattatttattatatattgtcATTGTATCTAATCTAACTGCGTCTGGAATTGCGTCAAGGATTATATAAAACAGTTACTTTCTCTCTCATTCTGAAAAGTACTACTACTGGTTGATTTCCGTCATTGGCAGGTGTTCGACTTTTCCACTATTTCTATTTCAATCATTTTCCTATTATTCGTCATCTTATAAGAAAAAGCACAGAAGTAAGACACAAACCTTACATACCTAG contains:
- the LOC126921419 gene encoding uncharacterized protein LOC126921419 isoform X2, translated to MLGVLKRRWKPSKRASSVRGPDSPLSSDLALDKPRPIPSPRQIHPLYGEKAGLLGYCDPLGNAENFPPAPNIVVEGGRIEFVRPSQDGTTTPRRNTMSRGSQTFNDESEKSDPAKVRTCHCSITSSSLTSRACINESLEERVQELEQALQAERLAAQRDRATITKLQRQINKREATQRDVERERRQRMEAEARVREATAEAERARSRVHHLQRELARMEETSRGLLQHKHRAEQLKQEKTALTLSYEARVHQYQAQISKLQLENESMRGQLRGLEAACAGEVHAALVARLATLETEHAALARDADAQRRQYERCLDDVANQGLREEIGALQRRIRELEAQNRALSGLLAQAANPGSPTELIQGILEAGPAALVAALGLDPAWVPLSRPRSLNLQIPVMAATKCRRNRPLAQKPSEEEGSESPESGNRDEGYSTMSSDVQGEGARQEPSRGLEDLKEATDETEADVSPDARLVALDAGDPDVLFLPLNLTVGINPRHSYPPTKDLLPYQHVMRSFSDSHLCLKLTTTTNFTPYKLPSPMGSSSLLLVEEEGWDAEYVQQWLRLDDSRSAQQHRDHLELEYDRAELEDWSFSLSTEDLVQNESTVWKEPSTTTTPALPAIKEHNPLELEEDANECLWNGASYLADRTGGELVALLMDARATGSWPYATSPGASWSSEEGAFENSSKRSSAALSGCSDDPDSPSIGTDFTRDFYRLVKFESTKSLASTSSRSGRPPPDREQALQSVLSFIAEQQMYLAELPNNLLEHNSATLATEVLEETEHKDESGTEAMCAEIETSVDQDSSNIENIAETSSNDDLLDQIPVPSLAPEERIISAVACNGGVSYTTVAPSELGAVPEEDEEAATSSTPSTVVSPARAPLLVEGRDRSLSFHERATSKDVIDELNRMIRKGEENTVTQETQVPLEKLDLACCCPTGWVHVERDIDFTDPKARANLLDVMLESSESSSATSSSGSAGSDSGDEPPDYRHLHRLHRYRRQKKASAAQAHRVLRLPSTWGSSRPSIIGRGDDFFVRYGDKEREAVASFDFLDEIVAPSSTGSNASLIDLDDTPPTELRSDIMKLSPL
- the LOC126921419 gene encoding uncharacterized protein LOC126921419 isoform X3 — translated: MLGVLKRRWKPSKRASSVRGPDSPLSSDLALDKPRPIPSPRQIHPLYGEKAGLLGYCDPLGNAENFPPAPNIVVEGGRIEFVRPSQDGTTTPRRNTMSRGSQTFNDESEKSDPAKESLEERVQELEQALQAERLAAQRDRATITKLQRQINKREATQRDVERERRQRMEAEARVREATAEAERARSRVHHLQRELARMEETSRGLLQHKHRAEQLKQEKTALTLSYEARVHQYQAQISKLQLENESMRGQLRGLEAACAGEVHAALVARLATLETEHAALARDADAQRRQYERCLDDVANQVVRALLSQKGLREEIGALQRRIRELEAQNRALSGLLAQAANPGSPTELIQGILEAGPAALVAALGLDPAWVPLSRPRSLNLQIPVMAATKCRRNRPLAQKPSEEEGSESPESGNRDEGYSTMSSDVQGEGARQEPSRGLEDLKEATDETEADVSPDARLVALDAGDPDVLFLPLNLTVGINPRHSYPPTKDLLPYQHVMRSFSDSHLCLKLTTTTNFTPYKLPSPMGSSSLLLVEEEGWDAEYVQQWLRLDDSRSAQQHRDHLELEYDRAELEDWSFSLSTEDLVQNESTVWKEPSTTTTPALPAIKEHNPLELEEDANECLWNGASYLADRTGGELVALLMDARATGSWPYATSPGASWSSEEGAFENSSKRSSAALSGCSDDPDSPSIGTDFTRDFYRLVKFESTKSLASTSSRSGRPPPDREQALQSVLSFIAEQQMYLAELPNNLLEHNSATLATEVLEETEHKDESGTEAMCAEIETSVDQDSSNIENIAETSSNDDLLDQIPVPSLAPEERIISAVACNGGVSYTTVAPSELGAVPEEDEEAATSSTPSTVVSPARAPLLVEGRDRSLSFHERATSKDVIDELNRMIRKGEENTVTQETQVPLEKLDLACCCPTGWVHVERDIDFTDPKARANLLDVMLESSESSSATSSSGSAGSDSGDEPPDYRHLHRLHRYRRQKKASAAQAHRVLRLPSTWGSSRPSIIGRGDDFFVRYGDKEREAVASFDFLDEIVAPSSTGSNASLIDLDDTPPTELRSDIMKLSPL
- the LOC126921419 gene encoding uncharacterized protein LOC126921419 isoform X4; its protein translation is MLGVLKRRWKPSKRQIHPLYGEKAGLLGYCDPLGNAENFPPAPNIVVEGGRIEFVRPSQDGTTTPRRNTMSRGSQTFNDESEKSDPAKVRTCHCSITSSSLTSRACINESLEERVQELEQALQAERLAAQRDRATITKLQRQINKREATQRDVERERRQRMEAEARVREATAEAERARSRVHHLQRELARMEETSRGLLQHKHRAEQLKQEKTALTLSYEARVHQYQAQISKLQLENESMRGQLRGLEAACAGEVHAALVARLATLETEHAALARDADAQRRQYERCLDDVANQVVRALLSQKGLREEIGALQRRIRELEAQNRALSGLLAQAANPGSPTELIQGILEAGPAALVAALGLDPAWVPLSRPRSLNLQIPVMAATKCRRNRPLAQKPSEEEGSESPESGNRDEGYSTMSSDVQGEGARQEPSRGLEDLKEATDETEADVSPDARLVALDAGDPDVLFLPLNLTVGINPRHSYPPTKDLLPYQHVMRSFSDSHLCLKLTTTTNFTPYKLPSPMGSSSLLLVEEEGWDAEYVQQWLRLDDSRSAQQHRDHLELEYDRAELEDWSFSLSTEDLVQNESTVWKEPSTTTTPALPAIKEHNPLELEEDANECLWNGASYLADRTGGELVALLMDARATGSWPYATSPGASWSSEEGAFENSSKRSSAALSGCSDDPDSPSIGTDFTRDFYRLVKFESTKSLASTSSRSGRPPPDREQALQSVLSFIAEQQMYLAELPNNLLEHNSATLATEVLEETEHKDESGTEAMCAEIETSVDQDSSNIENIAETSSNDDLLDQIPVPSLAPEERIISAVACNGGVSYTTVAPSELGAVPEEDEEAATSSTPSTVVSPARAPLLVEGRDRSLSFHERATSKDVIDELNRMIRKGEENTVTQETQVPLEKLDLACCCPTGWVHVERDIDFTDPKARANLLDVMLESSESSSATSSSGSAGSDSGDEPPDYRHLHRLHRYRRQKKASAAQAHRVLRLPSTWGSSRPSIIGRGDDFFVRYGDKEREAVASFDFLDEIVAPSSTGSNASLIDLDDTPPTELRSDIMKLSPL
- the LOC126921419 gene encoding uncharacterized protein LOC126921419 isoform X1, producing the protein MLGVLKRRWKPSKRASSVRGPDSPLSSDLALDKPRPIPSPRQIHPLYGEKAGLLGYCDPLGNAENFPPAPNIVVEGGRIEFVRPSQDGTTTPRRNTMSRGSQTFNDESEKSDPAKVRTCHCSITSSSLTSRACINESLEERVQELEQALQAERLAAQRDRATITKLQRQINKREATQRDVERERRQRMEAEARVREATAEAERARSRVHHLQRELARMEETSRGLLQHKHRAEQLKQEKTALTLSYEARVHQYQAQISKLQLENESMRGQLRGLEAACAGEVHAALVARLATLETEHAALARDADAQRRQYERCLDDVANQVVRALLSQKGLREEIGALQRRIRELEAQNRALSGLLAQAANPGSPTELIQGILEAGPAALVAALGLDPAWVPLSRPRSLNLQIPVMAATKCRRNRPLAQKPSEEEGSESPESGNRDEGYSTMSSDVQGEGARQEPSRGLEDLKEATDETEADVSPDARLVALDAGDPDVLFLPLNLTVGINPRHSYPPTKDLLPYQHVMRSFSDSHLCLKLTTTTNFTPYKLPSPMGSSSLLLVEEEGWDAEYVQQWLRLDDSRSAQQHRDHLELEYDRAELEDWSFSLSTEDLVQNESTVWKEPSTTTTPALPAIKEHNPLELEEDANECLWNGASYLADRTGGELVALLMDARATGSWPYATSPGASWSSEEGAFENSSKRSSAALSGCSDDPDSPSIGTDFTRDFYRLVKFESTKSLASTSSRSGRPPPDREQALQSVLSFIAEQQMYLAELPNNLLEHNSATLATEVLEETEHKDESGTEAMCAEIETSVDQDSSNIENIAETSSNDDLLDQIPVPSLAPEERIISAVACNGGVSYTTVAPSELGAVPEEDEEAATSSTPSTVVSPARAPLLVEGRDRSLSFHERATSKDVIDELNRMIRKGEENTVTQETQVPLEKLDLACCCPTGWVHVERDIDFTDPKARANLLDVMLESSESSSATSSSGSAGSDSGDEPPDYRHLHRLHRYRRQKKASAAQAHRVLRLPSTWGSSRPSIIGRGDDFFVRYGDKEREAVASFDFLDEIVAPSSTGSNASLIDLDDTPPTELRSDIMKLSPL
- the LOC126921419 gene encoding uncharacterized protein LOC126921419 isoform X5, whose product is MLGVLKRRWKPSKRASSVRGPDSPLSSDLALDKPRPIPSPRQIHPLYGEKAGLLGYCDPLGNAENFPPAPNIVVEGGRIEFVRPSQDGTTTPRRNTMSRGSQTFNDESEKSDPAKVRTCHCSITSSSLTSRACINESLEERVQELEQALQAERLAAQRDRATITKLQRQINKREATQRDVERERRQRMEAEARVREATAEAERARSRVHHLQRELARMEETSRGLLQHKHRAEQLKQEKTALTLSYEARVHQYQAQISKLQLENESMRGQLRGLEAACAGEVHAALVARLATLETEHAALARDADAQRRQYERCLDDVANQVVRALLSQKGLREEIGALQRRIRELEAQNRALSGLLAQAANPGSPTELIQGILEAGPAALVAALGLDPAWVPLSRPRSLNLQIPVMAATKCRRNRPLAQKPSEEEGSESPESGNRDEGYSTMSSDVQGEGARQEPSRGLEDLKEATDETEADVSPDARLVALDAGDPDVLFLPLNLTVGINPRHSYPPTKDLLPYQHVMRSFSDSHLCLKLTTTTNFTPYKLPSPMGSSSLLLVEEEGWDAEYVQQWLRLDDSRSAQQHRDHLELEYDRAELEDWSFSLSTEDLVQNESTVWKEPSTTTTPALPAIKEHNPLELEEDANECLWNGASYLADRTGGELVALLMDARATGSWPYATSPGASWSSEEGAFENSSKRSSAALSGCSDDPDSPSIGTDFTRDFYRLVKFESTKSLASTSSRSGRPPPDREQALQSVLSFIAEQQMYLAELPNNLLEHNSATLATEVLEETEHKDESGTEAMCAEIETSVDQDSSNIENIAETSSNDDLLDQIPVPSLAPEERIISAVACNGGVSYTTVAPSELGAVPEEDEEAATSSTPSTVVSPARAPLLVEGRDRSLSFHERATSKDVIDELNRMIRKGEENTVTQETQVPLEKLDLACCCPTGWVHVERDIDFTDPKARANLLDVMLESSESSSATSSSGSAGSDSGDEPPDYRHLHRLHRYRRQKKDGSSYAVCFDCHKKSYVVRLSDDQFL
- the LOC126921419 gene encoding uncharacterized protein LOC126921419 isoform X6 codes for the protein MLGVLKRRWKPSKRASSVRGPDSPLSSDLALDKPRPIPSPRQIHPLYGEKAGLLGYCDPLGNAENFPPAPNIVVEGGRIEFVRPSQDGTTTPRRNTMSRGSQTFNDESEKSDPAKVRTCHCSITSSSLTSRACINESLEERVQELEQALQAERLAAQRDRATITKLQRQINKREATQRDVERERRQRMEAEARVREATAEAERARSRVHHLQRELARMEETSRGLLQHKHRAEQLKQEKTALTLSYEARVHQYQAQISKLQLENESMRGQLRGLEAACAGEVHAALVARLATLETEHAALARDADAQRRQYERCLDDVANQVVRALLSQKGLREEIGALQRRIRELEAQNRALSGLLAQAANPGSPTELIQGILEAGPAALVAALGLDPAWVPLSRPRSLNLQIPVMAATKCRRNRPLAQKPSEEEGSESPESGNRDEGYSTMSSDVQGEGARQEPSRGLEDLKEATDETEADVSPDARLVALDAGDPDVLFLPLNLTVGINPRHSYPPTKDLLPYQHVMRSFSDSHLCLKLTTTTNFTPYKLPSPMGSSSLLLVEEEGWDAEYVQQWLRLDDSRSAQQHRDHLELEYDRAELEDWSFSLSTEDLVQNESTVWKEPSTTTTPALPAIKEHNPLELEEDANECLWNGASYLADRTGGELVALLMDARATGSWPYATSPGASWSSEEGAFENSSKRSSAALSGCSDDPDSPSIGTDFTRDFYRLVKFESTKSLASTSSRSGRPPPDREQALQSVLSFIAEQQMYLAELPNNLLEHNSATLATEVLEETEHKDESGTEAMCAEIETSVDQDSSNIENIAETSSNDDLLDQIPVPSLAPEERIISAVACNGGVSYTTVAPSELGAVPEEDEEAATSSTPSTVVSPARAPLLVEGRDRSLSFHERATSKDVIDELNRMIRKGEENTVTQETQVPLEKLDLACCCPTGWVHVERDIDFTDPKARANLLDVMLESSESSSATSSSGSAGSDSGDEPPDYRHLHRLHRYRRQKKVYLSLDTI
- the LOC126921419 gene encoding uncharacterized protein LOC126921419 isoform X7, with protein sequence MLGVLKRRWKPSKRASSVRGPDSPLSSDLALDKPRPIPSPRQIHPLYGEKAGLLGYCDPLGNAENFPPAPNIVVEGGRIEFVRPSQDGTTTPRRNTMSRGSQTFNDESEKSDPAKVRTCHCSITSSSLTSRACINESLEERVQELEQALQAERLAAQRDRATITKLQRQINKREATQRDVERERRQRMEAEARVREATAEAERARSRVHHLQRELARMEETSRGLLQHKHRAEQLKQEKTALTLSYEARVHQYQAQISKLQLENESMRGQLRGLEAACAGEVHAALVARLATLETEHAALARDADAQRRQYERCLDDVANQVVRALLSQKGLREEIGALQRRIRELEAQNRALSGLLAQAANPGSPTELIQGILEAGPAALVAALGLDPAWVPLSRPRSLNLQIPVMAATKCRRNRPLAQKPSEEEGSESPESGNRDEGYSTMSSDVQGEGARQEPSRGLEDLKEATDETEADVSPDARLVALDAGDPDVLFLPLNLTVGINPRHSYPPTKDLLPYQHVMRSFSDSHLCLKLTTTTNFTPYKLPSPMGSSSLLLVEEEGWDAEYVQQWLRLDDSRSAQQHRDHLELEYDRAELEDWSFSLSTEDLVQNESTVWKEPSTTTTPALPAIKEHNPLELEEDANECLWNGASYLADRTGGELVALLMDARATGSWPYATSPGASWSSEEGAFENSSKRSSAALSGCSDDPDSPSIGTDFTRDFYRLVKFESTKSLASTSSRSGRPPPDREQALQSVLSFIAEQQMYLAELPNNLLEHNSATLATEVLEETEHKDESGTEAMCAEIETSVDQDSSNIENIAETSSNDDLLDQIPVPSLAPEERIISAVACNGGVSYTTVAPSELGAVPEEDEEAATSSTPSTVVSPARAPLLVEGRDRSLSFHERATSKDVIDELNRMIRKGEENTVTQETQVPLEKLDLACCCPTGWVHVERDIDFTDPKARANLLDVMLESSESSSATSSSGSAGSDSGDEPPDYRHLHRLHRYRRQKKEPV
- the LOC126921419 gene encoding uncharacterized protein LOC126921419 isoform X8, with protein sequence MGANLTKQSRREATQRDVERERRQRMEAEARVREATAEAERARSRVHHLQRELARMEETSRGLLQHKHRAEQLKQEKTALTLSYEARVHQYQAQISKLQLENESMRGQLRGLEAACAGEVHAALVARLATLETEHAALARDADAQRRQYERCLDDVANQVVRALLSQKGLREEIGALQRRIRELEAQNRALSGLLAQAANPGSPTELIQGILEAGPAALVAALGLDPAWVPLSRPRSLNLQIPVMAATKCRRNRPLAQKPSEEEGSESPESGNRDEGYSTMSSDVQGEGARQEPSRGLEDLKEATDETEADVSPDARLVALDAGDPDVLFLPLNLTVGINPRHSYPPTKDLLPYQHVMRSFSDSHLCLKLTTTTNFTPYKLPSPMGSSSLLLVEEEGWDAEYVQQWLRLDDSRSAQQHRDHLELEYDRAELEDWSFSLSTEDLVQNESTVWKEPSTTTTPALPAIKEHNPLELEEDANECLWNGASYLADRTGGELVALLMDARATGSWPYATSPGASWSSEEGAFENSSKRSSAALSGCSDDPDSPSIGTDFTRDFYRLVKFESTKSLASTSSRSGRPPPDREQALQSVLSFIAEQQMYLAELPNNLLEHNSATLATEVLEETEHKDESGTEAMCAEIETSVDQDSSNIENIAETSSNDDLLDQIPVPSLAPEERIISAVACNGGVSYTTVAPSELGAVPEEDEEAATSSTPSTVVSPARAPLLVEGRDRSLSFHERATSKDVIDELNRMIRKGEENTVTQETQVPLEKLDLACCCPTGWVHVERDIDFTDPKARANLLDVMLESSESSSATSSSGSAGSDSGDEPPDYRHLHRLHRYRRQKKASAAQAHRVLRLPSTWGSSRPSIIGRGDDFFVRYGDKEREAVASFDFLDEIVAPSSTGSNASLIDLDDTPPTELRSDIMKLSPL